A genomic window from Sulfurospirillum diekertiae includes:
- a CDS encoding twin-arginine translocation signal domain-containing protein, with protein sequence MTKKMDRRSFLKVGGGVAAVATMNANAIPLVGDGLLNDSEDGFSASHFGAVITHSRNSRFESATPFEGDAHPVTLIEGLYIRNGSHYVSLCT encoded by the coding sequence ATGACAAAGAAAATGGATAGAAGATCGTTTTTAAAAGTAGGGGGAGGTGTTGCTGCTGTAGCAACAATGAACGCAAATGCAATTCCTTTAGTAGGGGATGGTCTTTTAAATGATTCAGAGGATGGCTTTAGTGCTTCTCACTTTGGTGCAGTCATCACGCATTCACGCAATTCGCGTTTTGAAAGCGCGACCCCATTTGAAGGTGATGCCCACCCTGTGACGCTCATTGAAGGTTTGTACATACGCAACGGATCGCATTATGTATCCCTGTGTACGTGA